The following coding sequences lie in one Primulina huaijiensis isolate GDHJ02 chromosome 2, ASM1229523v2, whole genome shotgun sequence genomic window:
- the LOC140971903 gene encoding glutathione S-transferase T3-like, whose product MPFISPTENEPATPNFVPETQLSDRESPIEVVNLENVDSGAEGRKKRSTWRKVEDEVLTRSFVTISDDPIIGNDQKAEAFWGRVASYYNNNRPAGIPNRSASVIRSHWHNTIQKKVYRFNANYNSIYSAYRSGHSDEDILRLAYEKYREENNGIAFNLEHVWGIVKDRPMFTPQSVDHLVSTKKARTSESRASNTSSNQDASLHVDLNEEENRPMGQKAAKKKGKGKTRSDMECMTTNLDNMFAKFTEYTSMKKVEVIMKQKQLEVEEMKAKAAMAKVQLKEYAILSKDTSQMTYEQLIIHERLCQEIRGRWNI is encoded by the coding sequence ATGCCATTTATTTCTCCGACGGAAAATGAACCGGCCACTCCGAATTTTGTCCCAGAGACTCAATTGTCCGACCGTGAATCCCCAATTGAAGTCGTAAATTTGGAGAATGTGGATTCTGGAGCTGAGGGTAGAAAAAAACGATCAACCTGGAGAAAAGTTGAAGACGAGGTCTTAACGAGATCGTTTGTCACTATCAGTGATGACCCAATCATCGGCAATGATCAAAAGGCGGAAGCTTTCTGGGGACGTGTTGCAAGCTACTACAATAACAATCGTCCTGCAGGTATACCCAATAGAAGTGCAAGTGTCATACGATCGCACTGGCACAATACCATCCAAAAAAAAGTATATCGCTTCAATGCAAATTACAATAGTATTTATAGTGCATATCGTAGCGGCCACAGTGATGAGGATATACTACGGCTTGCGTATGAAAAATATCGTGAGGAAAATAACGGCATCGCATTTAATCTTGAGCATGTGTGGGGGATCGTAAAAGACCGTCCAATGTTTACTCCACAGTCCGTTGATCACCTTGTTAGCACGAAGAAGGCAAGGACCTCGGAGTCGAGAGCAAGCAACACCTCATCCAACCAAGATGCGAGTCTACATGTAGACCTAAACGAAGAAGAAAATCGTCCAATGGGTCAGAAGGCAgcaaaaaaaaagggaaaaggtAAAACGAGATCGGACATGGAGTGTATGACAACAAACTTGGACAATATGTTTGCAAAGTTTACTGAATATACAAGCATGAAAAAAGTTGAAGTTATTATGAAACAAAAACAACTCGAAGTAGAGGAGATGAAAGCAAAAGCTGCTATGGCCAAAGTTCAACTAAAGGAATATGCAATCCTTTCGAAGGATACTTCACAAATGACATATGAGCAACTTATCATCCACGAACGTCTATGTCAAGAGATTAGGGGGAGatggaatatttaa